One genomic segment of Amycolatopsis sp. Hca4 includes these proteins:
- a CDS encoding DMT family transporter produces the protein MNATALSLVLVAAVVHAVWNLAAKRVTSGGTQFVWLYYTASAVLLLPVTIVLVAVENQRPQWSWLLAAVVTSLLHIAYGTVLQRGYRVGDLSVVYPVARGTGPLLSVLAAVLVLGERPGPLGLLGAFLVVAGVLVISTGRKAGDPGAVKAGVLYGLLTGAVIAGYTLWDAHSVTGLGVPPVVYFGLGSILQSVLLVPGALADRAQVRRLWREQRREVLLVAVLSPIAYIFVLFALTMAPVSLVAPARELSIVLGGLAAWLVLGERDAVRRLAGSVIVLSGIAAIAAA, from the coding sequence GTGAACGCCACCGCGCTTTCCCTCGTCCTCGTCGCCGCCGTCGTGCACGCCGTGTGGAACCTCGCCGCCAAGCGGGTCACCTCGGGCGGCACCCAGTTCGTCTGGCTCTACTACACCGCCAGTGCCGTCCTGCTGCTGCCGGTCACCATCGTGCTGGTCGCGGTCGAAAACCAGCGTCCACAGTGGAGCTGGCTGCTCGCCGCCGTCGTCACCTCTCTGCTGCACATCGCCTACGGGACCGTCCTCCAGCGCGGGTACCGCGTCGGGGACCTCTCCGTCGTCTACCCCGTCGCGCGCGGTACCGGGCCGCTGCTGTCCGTGCTGGCCGCCGTCCTGGTGCTCGGCGAACGGCCCGGCCCTCTCGGGCTGCTCGGCGCCTTCCTCGTCGTCGCCGGGGTGCTGGTGATCAGCACCGGCCGCAAGGCCGGCGACCCCGGGGCTGTCAAGGCCGGCGTCCTCTACGGCCTGCTGACCGGGGCCGTCATCGCCGGGTACACGCTCTGGGACGCGCACTCGGTGACCGGCCTCGGTGTGCCGCCGGTCGTCTACTTCGGCCTCGGCTCGATCCTGCAGAGCGTGCTGCTCGTGCCCGGCGCACTGGCCGACCGCGCCCAGGTGCGGCGGCTCTGGCGCGAACAGCGCCGCGAAGTCCTCCTCGTCGCGGTCCTGTCGCCGATCGCCTACATCTTCGTGCTGTTCGCCCTCACCATGGCGCCGGTCAGCCTGGTCGCGCCCGCCAGGGAGCTGAGCATCGTGCTCGGCGGCCTCGCCGCGTGGCTGGTCCTCGGCGAGCGGGACGCCGTGCGGCGGCTGGCCGGCTCGGTGATC
- the holA gene encoding DNA polymerase III subunit delta, with protein MTAQATAPAPLHLVLGEEELLIERAVRETLAAARATDATAELTRVRVSDLTAPELAELVSPSLFSEGRVIVLESAQDISQELSDAVAAYLKDPADGVVLVVVHTGGGRSKAGKSLPATLKKAGAEITECPKLTKPAEREQFVRHEVRRVGGKIDPAGVAALLDAVGSDLRELSSAATQLVADTGGAVDADAVRRYHRGRADVTGFAVAEKAVGGDRAAALESLRWAMQLGVPHVLVADALADAVRTIARVSGAGRGNPNQLAGELGMPPWKIRKAQGQSRGWNPDGLATAMRVVARLNAEVKGVAADPGYALERAVLEVAAAKGDR; from the coding sequence GTGACCGCGCAAGCCACCGCCCCGGCCCCGCTGCACCTGGTGCTGGGAGAGGAAGAACTGCTGATCGAGCGGGCCGTCCGCGAGACGCTCGCCGCCGCCCGCGCGACGGACGCGACCGCGGAGCTGACCCGGGTCCGGGTGTCCGATCTCACAGCGCCTGAGCTGGCCGAACTGGTCAGCCCGTCGCTGTTCAGCGAGGGCCGGGTGATCGTTCTCGAGTCGGCGCAGGACATCTCGCAGGAGCTGTCCGACGCCGTCGCGGCCTACCTGAAGGACCCGGCGGACGGGGTCGTGCTCGTCGTCGTGCACACCGGCGGCGGCCGCAGCAAGGCGGGCAAGTCACTCCCCGCGACGCTCAAGAAGGCCGGCGCCGAGATCACCGAGTGCCCGAAGCTGACCAAGCCGGCCGAACGGGAGCAGTTCGTGCGCCACGAGGTCCGCCGGGTGGGCGGCAAGATCGACCCGGCCGGCGTCGCCGCGTTGCTCGACGCCGTGGGCTCCGACCTGCGGGAACTCTCGTCGGCGGCGACGCAGCTGGTGGCGGACACGGGCGGTGCTGTCGACGCCGATGCGGTCCGCCGCTACCACCGAGGCCGCGCGGACGTGACGGGGTTCGCGGTCGCGGAGAAGGCGGTCGGTGGCGACCGCGCGGCGGCGCTGGAGTCGCTGCGGTGGGCGATGCAGCTGGGTGTCCCGCACGTCCTGGTGGCCGACGCACTGGCCGACGCGGTCCGCACGATCGCCCGGGTCTCCGGCGCGGGCCGGGGCAACCCGAACCAGCTGGCGGGCGAGCTGGGGATGCCGCCGTGGAAGATCCGCAAGGCCCAGGGCCAGTCCCGCGGCTGGAACCCGGACGGCCTGGCCACGGCGATGCGCGTGGTCGCCCGGCTGAACGCCGAGGTCAAGGGCGTGGCGGCCGACCCGGGCTACGCGCTGGAACGAGCGGTCCTCGAGGTGGCGGCAGCCAAGGGCGACCGCTGA
- the thrC gene encoding threonine synthase, with product MTATLGTTSTTKTPDLGPAVELVSKEEGHRQPLAPEFVSAEDFSPLEVAYDFGRVRREDIEAGPKNIWRYKKLLPVPSNVEEIPNTEPGATRLVRADRLAKELGLKRVWVKDDTGNPTHSFKDRVVAVALAAAREFGFEVLACPSTGNLANATAAAAARAGWRSVVLIPKTLERAKILTTAVYDGDLLAIDGNYDDVNRLATELAGEHPKWAFVNVNVRPYYSEGSKTLAFEVAEQLGWRIPPQIVVPIASGSQLTKVDKGFRELGQLGLVEASPYKVFGAQATGCSPVSAAFREGHDVVQPVKPDTIARSLAIGNPADGPYVLDIVNRTGGAIEDVSDEEVVEGIRLLARTEGIFTETAGGVTVATAKKLVETGKLDPDAETVLLITGDGLKTLDAIENHVGPKATLPPSAAAVNEALGY from the coding sequence ATGACCGCCACCCTCGGCACGACCTCCACCACGAAGACCCCGGATCTCGGTCCGGCCGTCGAGCTGGTGTCGAAGGAAGAGGGCCACCGGCAGCCGCTCGCTCCGGAATTCGTCTCCGCCGAGGACTTCTCGCCGCTCGAGGTCGCCTACGACTTCGGCCGCGTCCGCCGCGAAGACATCGAAGCCGGCCCCAAGAACATCTGGCGCTACAAGAAACTCCTTCCCGTTCCGTCCAACGTCGAAGAGATCCCGAACACCGAGCCGGGCGCGACGCGGCTGGTGCGCGCCGACCGCCTCGCCAAGGAACTCGGCCTCAAGCGCGTGTGGGTCAAGGACGACACCGGCAACCCGACGCACTCGTTCAAGGACCGCGTGGTCGCCGTCGCGCTGGCCGCGGCCCGCGAGTTCGGGTTCGAGGTGCTCGCGTGTCCCTCGACCGGCAACCTGGCCAACGCGACGGCTGCCGCCGCGGCCCGCGCCGGCTGGCGGTCGGTCGTGCTGATCCCCAAGACCCTCGAGCGCGCCAAGATCCTCACCACGGCGGTGTACGACGGCGACCTCCTCGCCATCGACGGCAACTACGACGACGTCAACCGCCTTGCCACCGAGCTCGCCGGCGAGCACCCGAAGTGGGCGTTCGTGAACGTGAACGTCCGGCCGTACTACTCGGAGGGCTCGAAGACGCTGGCCTTCGAGGTCGCCGAGCAGCTCGGCTGGCGCATCCCGCCGCAGATCGTCGTCCCGATCGCCTCCGGTTCGCAGCTGACCAAGGTGGACAAGGGTTTCCGCGAGCTGGGCCAGCTCGGTCTCGTGGAAGCCAGCCCGTACAAGGTGTTCGGCGCGCAGGCGACCGGCTGCTCGCCGGTGTCGGCCGCGTTCCGCGAGGGCCACGACGTGGTCCAGCCGGTGAAGCCGGACACGATCGCCCGTTCGCTGGCGATCGGCAACCCGGCCGACGGCCCGTACGTGCTCGACATCGTCAACCGCACCGGCGGCGCGATCGAGGACGTCTCCGACGAAGAGGTCGTCGAGGGCATCCGCCTGCTGGCCCGCACCGAAGGCATCTTCACCGAAACCGCGGGCGGGGTCACCGTCGCCACGGCGAAGAAGCTGGTCGAGACGGGCAAGCTGGACCCGGACGCCGAGACGGTCCTCCTGATCACCGGCGACGGCCTCAAGACCCTCGACGCGATCGAGAACCACGTCGGCCCCAAGGCAACCCTGCCGCCGTCGGCCGCGGCCGTGAACGAGGCCCTCGGCTACTGA
- the rpsT gene encoding 30S ribosomal protein S20: protein MANIKSQIKRITTNEKARQRNQAIRSSVKTAIRKVREAAEAGDKAKAAELQRDAAQKLDKAVSKGVIHANQAANKKSALAKRVNAL, encoded by the coding sequence ATGGCCAACATCAAGTCGCAGATCAAGCGCATCACGACGAACGAGAAGGCGCGTCAGCGCAACCAGGCGATCCGGTCCTCGGTGAAGACCGCGATCCGCAAGGTCCGCGAAGCTGCGGAGGCCGGCGACAAGGCCAAGGCCGCCGAGCTGCAGCGCGACGCCGCCCAGAAGCTGGACAAGGCCGTCTCGAAGGGCGTCATCCACGCCAACCAGGCCGCCAACAAGAAGTCGGCGCTCGCGAAGCGCGTCAACGCGCTCTGA